The following proteins are co-located in the Phragmites australis chromosome 10, lpPhrAust1.1, whole genome shotgun sequence genome:
- the LOC133930309 gene encoding serine/threonine-protein kinase BLUS1-like isoform X1: MEHSLLSRRFPTDPNEYKLSEEIGEGVSATVYRALCVPLDILVAIKVLDLEKCNNDLDGIRREVQTMSLIDHPNLLRAYCSFTNGHQLWVVMPYMAAGSALHIMKTSFPEGFDEPVIATLLWGVLKALVYLHSHGHVHRDVKAGNILIDTNGAVKLADFGVSACMFDTGNRQRARNTFVGTPCWMAPEVMQQLHGYDYKADIWSFGITALELAHGHAPFSKYPPMKVLLMTLQNAPPGLDYERDKRFSKHFKDLVATCLVKDPRKRPSSEKLLKHSFFKHARSAEYLVRSILDGLPSLGERFRELKSKEAELLLNNKLGPEIKEQLSQKEYIRGISGWNFNLEDLKNASALIDSSNGTCHLDVRDNKVKDDSQDAYSEPKHNYQERDNRVASGRPEEDEIQEVEDLNDALSSSFPSRPIEALKSCFDVCGADEPDPTATDLRVQPSVGYVAVQQFPKIEHRKSANCNGESLERGVSVPFNLGMSGCHKHSSGSLIPEQVLSPYMNVDSGRDEFRQKNPSNRNCSGPLLFRQMKDSRTHLAVAPEESSEGKFVRRRGRFQVTSDNVSQKVASAACSSSSTNLPIGATRPYHKSSAILSTLQFLMQQNTMQKEVLSRLISSIEETSDASEASITGSSQSSGAPVREKELQSYVVHLQQSIAELAEEVQKLKLRNNQLEQQINALSKKDERLQKEDTQQ; encoded by the exons ATGGAGCATTCACTGCTTAGTAGAAGGTTCCCAACCGACCCCAATGAGTATAAGTTATCTGAGGAAATTGGAGAAGGTGTTAGTGCCACAGTATACCGAGCTCTTTGCGTCCCACTTGATATCTTGGTTGCCATCAAAGTTCTTGACCTTGAGAAATGCAACAATGACCTG GATGGGATAAGACGAGAGGTGCAAACGATGAGTTTGATTGATCACCCAAATCTTCTCCGTGCATATTGCTCGTTTACAAATGGGCATCAGCTTTGGGTTGTCATGCCTTATATGGCTGCCGGATCCGCCCTCCACATTATGAAAACTTCTTTTCCAGAAGGATTTGATGAGCCGGTCATTGCAACTCTTTTGTGGGGAGTTCTGAAAGCTCTCGTCTACCTACACTCTCATGGGCATGTTCACAGAGATGTAAAG GCTGGAAACATTTTAATAGATACAAATGGAGCTGTTAAGCTCGCAGACTTTGGAGTGTCAGCTTGCATGTTTGATACTGGAAATAGGCAAAGAGCAAGAAATACATTTGTTGGGACCCCTTGCTG GATGGCTCCTGAAGTAATGCAACAACTGCATGGTTATGATTACAA GGCTGACATTTGGTCCTTTGGGATAACTGCATTAGAACTAGCACATGGTCATGCTCCATTTTCAAAGTACCCTCCAATGAAG GTGTTGCTTATGACCTTGCAAAATGCACCACCAGGTCTAGATTACGAGAGGGACAAGCGGTTTTCAAAG CATTTCAAGGATTTGGTTGCTACATGCTTAGTCAAGGATCCACGCAAGCGACCTTCTTCAGAAAAGCTCTTGAAACATTCTTTCTTTAAGCATGCACGATCAGCTGAATATCTAGTACGGAGTATTCTTGATGGCCTCCCTTCGCTGGGTGAACGGTTTAGGGAATTGAAG AGCAAAGAGGCTGAGTTACTTCTCAATAACAAGCTTGGTCCAGAGATCAAGGAGCAGCTATCACAG AAAGAGTACATACGAGGCATCAGTGGTTGGAACTTCAATCTAGAGGACTTGAAAAATGCATCTGCCCTT ATAGACAGTTCGAATGGCACTTGTCATTTAGATGTCAGGGATAACAAAGTTAAGGATGATTCACAAGATGCTTATAGTGAGCCAAAACATAATTACCAGGAAAGGGACAATCGTGTTGCTTCTGGAAGGCCTGAAGAG GATGAGATACAAGAAGTTGAAGATTTGAATGATgctctctcctcttcttttcCAAGCCGCCCCATTGAGGCACTAAA ATCTTGCTTTGATGTCTGTGGTGCTGACGAACCCGACCCTACGGCTACTGATTTGAGGGTGCAACCAAGTGTCGGCTATGTAGCTGTGCAGCAGTTCCCAAAAATTGAGCATCGTAAAAGTGCCAACTGCAATGGTGAAAGTTTGGAAAGAGGTGTTTCTGTACCCTTTAATCTGGGCATGAGTGGATGCCACAAGCATTCTAGTGGTTCTTTGATACCGGAGCAAGTTCTTTCTCCTTACATGAATGTTGATTCAGGAAG GGATGAGTTTCGTCAGAAAAATCCAAGCAACAGGAACTGTAGTGGCCCTTTATTATTCCGCCAAATGAAGGATTCACGCACCCATCTTGCTG TTGCACCTGAGGAGTCATCAGAAGGGAAGTTTGTCCGTCGACGGGGGCGTTTTCAGGTTACGTCAGATAATGTTTCTCAAAAG GTAGCTTCAGCagcatgcagcagcagcagtacaaATCTACCAATTGGAGCAACCCGCCCCTACCACAAGTCCTCTGCAATTTTATCAACATTGCAATTCTTGATGCAGCAAAATACTATGCAAAAG GAAGTGCTAAGTAGACTGATTTCTTCAATTGAGGAAACATCTG ATGCTTCTGAAGCAAGTATAACTGGTTCATCTCAG TCTTCTGGAGCACCTGTCAGAGAAAAGGAGTTGCAGTCATAtgttgtccatttgcagcaaaG CATCGCTGAACTTGCTGAGGAAGTGCAAAAATTAAAGCTCCGAAACAATCAG CTTGAGCAGCAGATCAACGCATTGTCAAAAAAGGATGAAAGGTTGCAAAAAGAGGATACCCAACAATGA
- the LOC133930309 gene encoding serine/threonine-protein kinase BLUS1-like isoform X2, translating to MEHSLLSRRFPTDPNEYKLSEEIGEGVSATVYRALCVPLDILVAIKVLDLEKCNNDLDGIRREVQTMSLIDHPNLLRAYCSFTNGHQLWVVMPYMAAGSALHIMKTSFPEGFDEPVIATLLWGVLKALVYLHSHGHVHRDVKAGNILIDTNGAVKLADFGVSACMFDTGNRQRARNTFVGTPCWMAPEVMQQLHGYDYKADIWSFGITALELAHGHAPFSKYPPMKVLLMTLQNAPPGLDYERDKRFSKHFKDLVATCLVKDPRKRPSSEKLLKHSFFKHARSAEYLVRSILDGLPSLGERFRELKSKEAELLLNNKLGPEIKEQLSQKEYIRGISGWNFNLEDLKNASALIDSSNGTCHLDVRDNKVKDDSQDAYSEPKHNYQERDNRVASGRPEEDEIQEVEDLNDALSSSFPSRPIEALKSCFDVCGADEPDPTATDLRVQPSVGYVAVQQFPKIEHRKSANCNGESLERGVSVPFNLGMSGCHKHSSGSLIPEQVLSPYMNVDSGRDEFRQKNPSNRNCSGPLLFRQMKDSRTHLAGNLHLRSHQKGSLSVDGGVFRLRQIMFLKR from the exons ATGGAGCATTCACTGCTTAGTAGAAGGTTCCCAACCGACCCCAATGAGTATAAGTTATCTGAGGAAATTGGAGAAGGTGTTAGTGCCACAGTATACCGAGCTCTTTGCGTCCCACTTGATATCTTGGTTGCCATCAAAGTTCTTGACCTTGAGAAATGCAACAATGACCTG GATGGGATAAGACGAGAGGTGCAAACGATGAGTTTGATTGATCACCCAAATCTTCTCCGTGCATATTGCTCGTTTACAAATGGGCATCAGCTTTGGGTTGTCATGCCTTATATGGCTGCCGGATCCGCCCTCCACATTATGAAAACTTCTTTTCCAGAAGGATTTGATGAGCCGGTCATTGCAACTCTTTTGTGGGGAGTTCTGAAAGCTCTCGTCTACCTACACTCTCATGGGCATGTTCACAGAGATGTAAAG GCTGGAAACATTTTAATAGATACAAATGGAGCTGTTAAGCTCGCAGACTTTGGAGTGTCAGCTTGCATGTTTGATACTGGAAATAGGCAAAGAGCAAGAAATACATTTGTTGGGACCCCTTGCTG GATGGCTCCTGAAGTAATGCAACAACTGCATGGTTATGATTACAA GGCTGACATTTGGTCCTTTGGGATAACTGCATTAGAACTAGCACATGGTCATGCTCCATTTTCAAAGTACCCTCCAATGAAG GTGTTGCTTATGACCTTGCAAAATGCACCACCAGGTCTAGATTACGAGAGGGACAAGCGGTTTTCAAAG CATTTCAAGGATTTGGTTGCTACATGCTTAGTCAAGGATCCACGCAAGCGACCTTCTTCAGAAAAGCTCTTGAAACATTCTTTCTTTAAGCATGCACGATCAGCTGAATATCTAGTACGGAGTATTCTTGATGGCCTCCCTTCGCTGGGTGAACGGTTTAGGGAATTGAAG AGCAAAGAGGCTGAGTTACTTCTCAATAACAAGCTTGGTCCAGAGATCAAGGAGCAGCTATCACAG AAAGAGTACATACGAGGCATCAGTGGTTGGAACTTCAATCTAGAGGACTTGAAAAATGCATCTGCCCTT ATAGACAGTTCGAATGGCACTTGTCATTTAGATGTCAGGGATAACAAAGTTAAGGATGATTCACAAGATGCTTATAGTGAGCCAAAACATAATTACCAGGAAAGGGACAATCGTGTTGCTTCTGGAAGGCCTGAAGAG GATGAGATACAAGAAGTTGAAGATTTGAATGATgctctctcctcttcttttcCAAGCCGCCCCATTGAGGCACTAAA ATCTTGCTTTGATGTCTGTGGTGCTGACGAACCCGACCCTACGGCTACTGATTTGAGGGTGCAACCAAGTGTCGGCTATGTAGCTGTGCAGCAGTTCCCAAAAATTGAGCATCGTAAAAGTGCCAACTGCAATGGTGAAAGTTTGGAAAGAGGTGTTTCTGTACCCTTTAATCTGGGCATGAGTGGATGCCACAAGCATTCTAGTGGTTCTTTGATACCGGAGCAAGTTCTTTCTCCTTACATGAATGTTGATTCAGGAAG GGATGAGTTTCGTCAGAAAAATCCAAGCAACAGGAACTGTAGTGGCCCTTTATTATTCCGCCAAATGAAGGATTCACGCACCCATCTTGCTGGTAAT TTGCACCTGAGGAGTCATCAGAAGGGAAGTTTGTCCGTCGACGGGGGCGTTTTCAGGTTACGTCAGATAATGTTTCTCAAAAG GTAG